The segment AATCGCCGCGGGCATGCGAGCCGAGATGAATGCGGCCGGGATTCGTGAGATCGATTACGCAGTTCTCGCCAATCCGCAGACGTTGGAAACGCTACAGACAGCGACCGATACAGTCGTTATTCTGATTGCTGCCCGCGTCGGCCAGACCCGACTGATCGACAACTGCGTCGTGAGTCTCACGCCGACTCTATAGCACTTCCCTCCGCCGCCAGAAGAGAACTGGGCCCGTGCGTCAAACGCTGTTTCTAATCCCGCAAGAGTTCTTCGGACTGCCGTTGGCAGGCTTCGGTTGGCTGCTCATTCTGTGGACGATCATTTCGCTCGTGCTGCTAGCAGTCTTGATTCGCCGCCAAGGGTGGAACAAGGAGACCGCGAGTTACCTGCCGATGATCATCATCGTCGCGGTGGTGATTGCGTTTGGTCTACCGATGTTCGTCGCACAGCACGGCGGCATCCCGATCCGCGGTTACGGCGTGATGCTGCTCGCGGCAGTCGTGGCCGGCGTTAGCTTTGCTGCGCATCGTGCGCAGAAGATGGGTCTGCATCCCGATGCGATCTATTCGCTCGCCTTCTGGATGTTTATCCCCGGCATTCTGGGCGCTCGCGTCTTCTTCGTGATCCAATACTGGAACGAACTTTTCTACGTTGAAGGAAACTGGAAAGCGACCTTCTTCAACGCGATCAACTTTACCGAAGGGGGTCTGGTCGTTTACGGCTCGCTGATCGGCGCGGCGATCGGCTTCCTGGCGTTTTGTTATCGCTACAAGTTGCCGGCGCTGGCGCTGGCCGACTTGATCGCTCCCAGTCTGTTTCTCGGGCTCTGTCTGGGACGGATCGGCTGTTTGTTGAACGGCTGCTGTTACGGCGGCGTCTGCGAATACCCCTGGGCGATCTCCTTTCCGGAAGGCAGCCCGCCCTATCAGCGTCAGCTTGAAAACGGCGAGTTCTTCGGCGTTCGCTTGACCCAAAACAATCGGGGCGACATCGCGATCGGTAAGATCCGCAAAGATTCGGCCGCGGCGGGGACCGCTCTCTCAGTCGGCGACGTCATCGTCAAGATCAACGGCGTCGAGCCGAAGGCCGGCAAGGATAAGAAGGGGTCGGAATACACCGCGCTCGATGCGGCGAACCGCTTGATGCTCGACTCGTCGCGCGAAGGCTTGCTTCGTTTACAAAAGTCGGACGACACGCTCGTTCGAATCCTGATGCCGAACGCCAGCAAGTGGAGCCTCCCGGTTCACCCCACGCAGATTTATGCGAGCCTTAACGCACTGATCCTCTTTTTCTTCGCGGCGTACTACTATCCGACGCGCAAACACGACGGCGAAGTGATCGCGATTTCGCTCGGCATCTATTCGATCACGCGTTATCTGCTCGAGTTGATTCGAACCGATGAACTGTCGTTTGCCGGGACCGGTTTGACGATTTCGCAAAACGTCAGCATCGTGATCTTCGCGCTGGCGCTCGTTGCGCTCCTTTACATTCGCCGTAAGCCCCCGCACACGGTCTGGCCTCTCCAATCAAGCCAACCGGTGAGCGGCGACAAAGTGACCGCCAAGTAGCGTTTTTTTCCTCCTTCATTTCGCCAGGGAATCAATCGCATGCCCCGTTTGATCGAGTCCCCCAGCGTGATCGCCGCCGCCGGCAACAAGCCGAAAAAAATCGAAGAATTCATCGGCCGAGTTAATTCAGAAACTTCCGATATTAGCATTGCGCGCATGACCAGTCCCGGCGGCTGGGTCGAGCCCGGGCAGACGCCCGAATTTGACGAATATACCGTTGTTTTGGCCGGCGAGTTGCAAGTCGAGACCAACAGCGGCGTCATAACCGTTGGGGCCGGTCAAGCCGTTATCGTCGCGGCCGGGGAGTGGGTTCGCTATTCCACGCCGCATCCTGAAGGCGCCCAATACGTCGCCGTCTGTATTCCAGGTTTTTCGCCCGAAATTGTCCACCGCGACCCTTCGTAATCGCATTCTCTGGCGGGGCGTCTCCTCGTATTGTCGATTGGTTTGGAATACGATGAGCATTACGCGTTTCGCCGCATCGTGCGGGCGTTAATGGGGCTTTTCGGAATACTCGTCAAGGCGGCGGTCCCTGCGGCGTCGCCGTCCGCCAGCACCCTCTCGATCCACTTCCTACTTGCACAGCATTCGTGGACGATAGCCAGCTTATCGAGCAAATCCTCTCCGGCGACACGGCGTCGTATGCGCAGCTGGTGCGCAAATACCAAGACCGCCTCTTCAACACGCTGCTGCACTTTCTCGGCTCGCGCGAAGACGCGGAAGACGTCGTCCAAGAGTCGTTCGTTCAGGCCTACTTGAAACTGGCGACCTTCCAGGGGAACAGCCTGTTCTACACCTGGCTCTATCGGATCGCGTTTAACGTCGCCGTCAGTCACCGCCGCCGCCGCAAGCCGGTCTATTCGGTCGACCTGGGACGCGAGATCGCTGGCTGCGAACCGGTCGACGGCGCCGGCAGCCCCGAACAACGGCTGCAGCGTCACGAGAACGTCGAGCAGGTCCGAGCCGCCTTGGAGACGCTCAGCGAAGAGCATCGCGTCGTCCTGGTCCTCCGCGAAATGGAAGGGCTGGAATACGATCAGATCGCCGAGGTTTTGAATACCCCCATCGGCACGGTGCGCAGCCGGCTTCATCGCGCACGTGCGCAACTTCGCGATCATCTGCATTTTCTGATTCCTGAAGACCAACGCGAAATGTTGCCGTAGCGGCATTTCTTCACCTCGCCAAGCGGCGCCCGACGAATAATTGGTCGACGCGCAGACAGTTCGCAACGTCTGCGGTAGAATTCACCGGCATAAGGTCTGCCAGGAATAGGCCTCGTCTTTCGAGAGTAGGGAATATGTCGGAAACCAAGATTCGCATTCGTGACAATGGACCGTTCCTGGTCGAAGGTCCCGTGACGCTTGAGGACGCCGAAGGGAACACCTACACCATCGACAAGCCGACGATCGCCCTCTGCCGCTGTGGGCACTCGGCCAACCGCCCGTTCTGCGACGGTTCGCACAAGGGGTGCGGTTTCGAATCGACCGAGCGGGCCTAGGCTTCCTCATATCGTCGACGATCGGTCGACAACTTATCCCCGACTGACCGGGGCTCTTCACGCCGATTTCGCTTTCTCGAAATCGTGTCGCCGAAACGATTTGCCGTCGCCGTCCGGAATTCTCGCGAACAATCTTGCTGCGCGCCCCGTTTTCTAGCTAGCGGCAGGTACCTAGAATCCATCCCGCTCGTTTGATGAGCCGTCTTCAAGGCGGCGCTTGCAGTCTTTTATCCGAGGAATCTCAGGGCATGGAAGAACAATCGCCCGAATCCCAGCTGGATTCGATCGAAGCTTCGGCAGCGGACTTTAACGATCAGGAAATCTCATCGGAAGAAATCGCTCGACTCAATACCGCCTCGCAACCTTACGTCGGTCGCTGGAACTCGTTGGTCTCGACCACCAACTGGGAAAAGGGCCGGATTATCGCCCAGTGGCGTCAATCGCTCTCCGAACAACAAGTCCCGGCGACCGAGTACTCGGATGAAGCCTGGGCGAGCCGCGTCGGTTCAGTCACCGGACAGCACGTCGGCCGTCTGCGTCGCGTCTACGAACGTTTCGGCGACGTCTACGAGAAGTTCGACAAGCTCTTCTGGAGCCACTTCCAGGCGGCCATCGACTGGGAAGACGCCGAAATGTGGCTGGAAGGCGCCGTCCAAAATGGCTGGTCGGTCGCGACGATGCGGGGCCAACGTTGGGAAACGATGGGCAGCCTCGAAAACGAACGTCCCAACGACGCCGACGTCGTCGTCACCGAGCTGGACGAAGACTTCGAACCGCACGCCGAAGGGGGCGACTCGGAACTGAAGGGAAGCGTCGGCGAGATCGAACCGCACGACGGTATGCCGGTTCCGGAAGGTCCTGACTTCGGCGATGAAGACGCTCCAGGCGCTTTGCCCCGTGAAGTGTCGCAAACCGGCGACGACTCGGAAGCTCCTTTCGAAGAACAACCGGCGCTGGTCAAACCGTTCTCCGAAATCGGCAAGCTGCCGGAAGACGTCCTCGACGCGTTCGACGCGATGAAGCTGGCGATCATCCGCCACAAGGCGATGGGTTGGACCGAGATCAAGTTGGAAGAAATGATCAGCTGCATCGAGTCGCTGAAAGTTCTCGCCAACGCTCCGAGCGGCGAACCGGTCGTCAAACCGCGTAGTGAAGAGAGCGACGACGACGCGCCGGAAACGGAAGCGGAATAGTCCGCAACTCGATTACAACTTCAAGAAACGCGAAGAGGCGATTCCCTGGCGGAATCGCCTCTTCTGTTGCGCTGACGTGACGCGGCAGCACGTACGCTTATTCCGCCGGGGCGGACTTTGTCTTTTCGATGCGGCCGAACAAGTGACCGCTCACTTCGCCATGGGTCCACGTCCCGGCGTACTTGTCGCCGTCGATCACCACGTGAGCGCTAAAGGTTCCGAGGCCGGGAATCGCCACGTTATCGAGCGTGATCACCGGAGTCTTGCCCGCCCACTTCACTTCCAGCGGCATCGGAATGACCGCGTCTTTGTCCCCATACTTCACGCGGGCGTTGAACAGCCAGAGATCGGCTTCTTCCAGTTTGTGGACGCTCTTGATGTCGTAACGTTCTTCTTTCGGCGGCATGTCGCGGCCGACGATCGTGAACTTGCCGATCAACGTCGAACCGGTGAGCGTCTCCGAGAACTTCTCGAAGAGGGCCTGCTGGTCCGCGGTAGGCTTCGCATCTTCGGCGAAGGAAATCGCCGGAGCGAGTAGAGCGATCGTGAAAGCGAACAAGCCGAGCAGGGGAGTGGTGCGAGTCATAGCGTTCATCTTTCCAGAAGAATGCGGGGCGGCGAAACCATCGGCGCCATGCTCTAACCGCGTCTTCGTGGGAAGAGCATGTCTTCAATACGTGTTACCAGGGCAAAGACATGCTCATCCGGCGAAGACGCCGCAAGAGCATGGCACCATCTTATTGTGCCCCTTTCGTCCGGCCTGGGCAACGCGCAAAAAAAGAGACCGCCTTAGGGAAGACGGTCTCTTCTGATATTCGCGGGTAGAATTTCGACCTTAGACCAGGCCGCGGCGAACGGCCCAAACGGCCGCTTGCGTACGATCGGTCACATCAATCTTGCGCAAAATGTTTTGCACGTGTTCTTTCACCGTTTCGATGCTGATGTTCAGCGAGCGGCCAATTTCACGGTTGCTCAGACCGAGGGCCAGGTGACGCAGAACCTGCATTTCGCGGTTGGTCAGCGGAATGTCGCTGTGCTTCGCTTCTTGACGCTTCGACATGGCGCCACGAACGCGATTCATCAGGCTATCTTCGGCGATCGGTTGATCAGCGGCGGCGTTTTCGATCGCGGTGACGATCGTTTCACGCGACGACCCCTTTAGCACGTAGTCATGAGCGCCCAGAGCGACGCCGCGTGCGATATAGGTCGGGTTGTCGTAGGTCGACAACATGATAACGCGCGTGTTGGGGGAGGCCTTTTTGATCTTTTCGAGCGCGGCCAGGCCGTCGGTATCCGGCATGCGGATATCCATCAAAACCACATCCGGATGGTGGGCGATCGTCTTTTCGACCGCTTCGTCACCCGTGGAGGCTTCGTCCACGATGCTGATTGCCGTCCCTTTGAGCAGACTTGCCAAACCGCTGCGGACCACTTCGTGATCATCCGCAACAACGACATTAATACCCATTACTAGTTCTCCACAACGAATTTGAGCGATGCCACCTACCGAGTGCTGCCCAAGATCAGCAGGTAATGTGCAAGATTGGGCGACGAGTCCGCGAATGCCCAGTCAAACATTAGTTGGCTAACTTCAGGCTATCTTAACGCGAACGGTGTAAATAGCTAGTGCTTTTGGTGGGGTCATGAGCGATTTGCGGCGTTCCCCGCCGTAAGAAAGACGTAAATGGCCGTTTTTCGGCCGTTTTTACGCCTATCCCGCAGGATAGTAATTACCGCAGTGTTGCGATTCCGCATCAGCGCGTTGACTTCTGGAAAGGCGTAACCTAGATAACCTTGTCGGCGCCATCTCCAGATTCGCCTCCGTAAGCCAACCCTCCGGTCGCCACGAACCGCCTGTACCAAAGTGTGAAAAGCATGAGTCAGCCCCAAATACTGCTGGTCGACGACGATCGTCATGTACTCGATTCGATGGGTATGTGGCTCCGCGAAATTGGCTATGCGGTCTCGACTTCGCCTGGTTACCACGATGCGATTTCGCAACTGGCCGAACGGAAATTCGACCTGGTGCTAGCAGACGTCCGTTTGCAGGATGGGGACGGCTTCGACGTACTGCGCTACGTCCAGAAGACGCAGCCGGAACTGACCGTCATTTTGATCACCGGTTACGGCACCGCCGACGACGCAGTCGAAGCGATGCGATTGGGCGCGTTCGACATGCTGACCAAGCCGCTGATCGATCGCGAACTCGAAATGGCGATCAACCGCGCCTTGTCGCAACGCCAGGTGCTGGCCGAAAACGAAAAACTGAAAGAGCAGCTCGATCTGCGCTACGGCCTGGAAAACATCATCGGCCACGACCATCGCATGTTGAAGATCTTCGACATGGTCGAAAGCGTCGCCGACACCCGCGCCACCATTTTGATCACCGGCGAAAGCGGCACCGGTAAGTCGCTCCTCGCTCGTGCGATCCATCGTCGCAGCAACCGCCGCGAACGCCCGTTCGTCGAAGTCGCTTGCGGCGCCTTGCCCGAAACTTTGCTCGAAAGCGAATTGTTCGGTCACGTCGCCGGTTCGTTCACCGGAGCGACCACCGACAAGATCGGTAAGTTCAAGCAAGCCGACACCGGCTCGATCTTCCTCGACGAAATCGGGACCGCTCCGCAAAGCATGCAGGTCAAACTCCTCCGCGTGCTGCAAGAGCTCGAATTTGAACCGGTCGGCGGCACCAAGACGATCTCGGTCGATACCCGCGTCATCCTGGCGACCAACGAAAACCTCTCGACTCTGGTCGAACGGGGTGAGTTCCGTCAGGACTTGTATTACCGCGTGAACGTCATCAACCTGGAATTGCCGCCGCTGCGTCAACGGATCACCGACATTCCGCGACTCGCGAATCACTTCCTCGACGAAGTCCGCCATGATACGGGTCGCCAAATCCGCGGCTTTACCGAAGAAGCGCTTGCGGCCATGCAACGTTATCAGTGGCCGGGCAACGTCCGCGAACTGCAAAACGTCGTTGAACGTTCGGTCCTCCTTTCCAAGAACGAAATGATCGGTCCAGGCGAACTGCCGGCCGCAATCGCCTCGGGCGCCCCGGTCTCGGTCCAGCGGACCAACGGCCGCACGCTGAAAGAAGCGCTCGAAGCGCCGGAACGTCAGATCATTCTCGAAACGCTCGAGTCGAACGGTTGGAACCGTAACCTGACCGCCGACGAGCTGGGGATCAACCGCACGACCCTTTATAAGAAGATGAAGCGTCTCGGCCTGGAAGATCTGGCCGGCGCCCGCTAAACGCAAAAGCAATTGCTGATTCGTAAGGCCGCACTCGTTGCGGCCTTACCTGTTTCTTGACGCTGGCGACGCGATTCTGTGCGCGCCCCCGCCGATGCGGCTTTTAGTTGAGCGGCGCTGATGCTCCGTGATATCATGCAGGTCGCCAAACGTCTCCCTTCTCCCTCCCCCGCCGCAACCGCCATGACCACGCTTCGTCTGCTTGCCGTTCTCTGCGCGCTCAGTCTGACCACGGTCGCCTATGCCGCCGAAAAAGCGACGCCTCCTCCCAACGTCGTCTTGATCGTTTCGGACGATCAAGGCTTCGCCGACCTTAGCTGCATCGGCGACAACGGGGTGCGAACGCCAAACCTGGACAAGTTGGCGGCTGACGGCACGCGGCTCACCAGCTTTTACGTCTCGTGGCCGGCCTGTACGCCGTCGCGCGGTTCGATCATGACCGGTCGCTATCCGCAGCGAAACGGCACCTACGACATGATCCGGAACGAGGCGCCCGACTTTGACTATCTCTACAAGCCGGAAGAATACGCCGTTACCGCCGAACGGATTCTCGGCACCGACGTCCGCGAGATCTTTCTGGCCGACGTCCTGAAGAAGCAAGGCTATACTTCCGCCGTCTTCGGCAAATGGGACGGCGGACAGCTGAAGCGTTTCCTGCCGCTCCAGCGCGGCTTCGACGAGTACTATGGTTTCGCCAACACCGGCGTCGACTATTTCACGCACGAGCGGTACGGCGTCCCGTCGATGTTTCGGAACAACCAGCCGACCGAAGAGGACAAGGGAACCTACCTGACCGATCTGTTCGAGCGAGAAGCGATTCGCTTCGTCGACGAAAACAAGAATCGCCCCTTCTTCCTCTATCTGCCGTTCAACGCGCCCCATAGTGCGTCGAACCTGGATCGTTCGATCCGCGGCTTGGCTCAAGCGCCGCAGGAGTACCTTGATCACTATCCGTCCGACGACAGCAAAGCCCAAAAACGGCGGCAGCACTACCTGGCGGCGGTCGAATGCATGGACGACGCGATCGGCAAGGTCATGCAGCGGCTGGAAGAGCACCAGATCACCGACAACACGCTGGTCATCTTCCTCTCCGACAACGGAGGCGGCGGAGGCTCCGACAATTCGCCGCTGCGGGGAGGCAAAGCGAAGATGTTTGAAGGGGGGAACCGCGTTCCCTGCATCGTTCGCTGGAAAGGAAAAGTTCCGGCCGGCAAAGTGAGCGACGAATTCCTCACCTCCCTCGAAATCTTTCCGACCGTCGTCGCCGCGACGGGAGGCAAGCTTCCCGCGGACGTCATCTACGACGGCTTCGACATGCTGCCGACTTTGAACGGCGGCAGTTCGCCGCGACAAGAGATGTTCTGGAAACGCCAGGGAGATATCGCCGCACGCGTTGGGGACTGGAAATGGGTCGACAGCGCCGCCGGCAAGGGTTTGTTCAACCTGGCCACGGACATCGGCGAGAAGAACGACCTCTCAAAAGAACATCCCGAAATGCTCGCCAAGCTGAAAGAGCGGTTCGCCAACTGGACCGCCGAAATGGAAGCGGCCGAACCGCGCGGTCCGTTCCGCGACTACTAATCTCCTCTCCCTTCGATCCATCCCTCCGAGAAGTTTGATGACTTTGAATCGACGCTCTTTCCTGCGGGCAACCAGCGGCATCGCTGGCGCGCTTTCGTTTTCTCCCTGGCTTTTGGCCGCCGCACAAAACAGCGACGTCGGAGCCGACGTGGTGATCATCGGCGGCAGCTTGGGAGGGTGCGCTGCGGCGATCGCCGCGCTCCGGCGCGGGAAGCGGGTCGTAATGACGGAAGAGACCGATTGGCTCGGGGGACAACTCACGTCGCAGATCGTGCCCCCAGACGAACATGGCTTTATCGAGACTCGCGGCGCCAACGCGTCGTATCGCAAGTTTCGCAATGACGTCCGCGACTACTATCGCCAGAATTATCCGCTGACCGACGCCGCCAAAGCCAAGCCGAATCTCAACCCCGGTAACGGTTCGGTATCGCGGCTTTGTCATGAGCCGCGCGTCGCAGTCGCCGTTTTCAACGAAACGCTCGCTCCCTACCTGCAAAGCGGCCAGCTGACGCTGCTGCTTGAGCATGTTCCGGTTCAAGCCGACATGGATGGCGATCGGGTTGGCAGCGTGACCGTTCGTTCATTGAAAAGCGGGGACGAGAAGACGCTGACTGCTCCCTACTTCATCGACGCGACCGAGCTCGGCGATCTGCTCCCGCTGACCGGGACCGAATACATTACCGGCGCCGAAGCGAAGTCCGACACGCACGAACTGCACGCCGCCGAAGTCGCCAATCCGGCCAATCAACAAGCTTTCACCGTCTGCTTTCCATTGCAGTATGTCGCCGGCGAAAACTTCGTCGGCGACAAGCCGGCCGACTACGACTTCTGGCGCGACTATGTGCCGGCGCTGACGCCTCCCTGGTCAGGCAAGTTGCTCGATCTCAGCTATTCGTCGCCGCGCGATTTGAAACCGAAGAAGCTCGGCTTCGATCCAACCGGCGCTGCAACCGCCGGGACGCTCAACCTCTGGAACTACCGCCGGATCGTCGACGCCAATAACTTCCTTCCCGGCAGCGTTCCGGGCAGTACGACGCTGGTCAACTGGCCGCAAAACGACTATGTGCTCGGCAACTTGATCGACGTCTCCGAGGCGGAAAAGCAGAAGCATATCGCCCAGGCGAAGCAACTCAGCCTTTCCCTCTTCTATTGGCTGCAGACCGAATGTCCGCGAGCTGACGGAGGCGCCGGGTTCCCTGGCTTGCGTCTGGTTCCTGAAATGGCCGGCACGACCGACGGGATGGCGAAGTATCCCTACGTCCGCGAATCGCGCCGCATTCTCGCCGAGTTCACCGTCACCGAACTCCATGTCGGCGCCCAGCAGCGTGCGGAAATCGTCGGCAAGGCGGAGAAGAACATGAAAGCGGCGCCCTTCGCCGATTCGGTCGGCGTCGGTTCGTATCACATCGACCTTCATCCGAGCAGCGGCGGAAATAACTACATCGACTTCGCCTCGCTCCCGTTTCAGATTCCGCTCGGATCGCTGATTCCGCGTCGCGTCGAGAACCTGATCCCGGCCTGCAAGAATATCGGCACGACCCACTTGAGCAACGGCTGTTATCGCTTGCATCCGGTAGAGTGGGGAATCGGCGAAGCGGCCGGCTGTTTGGCCAGTTATGCGCTCGAGACGAAAGCGACGCCGCGGGCGATTCGCGCGTCAGCCGATAAACTGGCCGACTTCCAGCGCGGACTGGTCGCAGAAGGAGTTGAAATCTCCTGGGAACAGTCCTAGATCGTCGCGACAAACTCGCGAAGAACTTGATATCCAAAGACGGCGCAGGCCATCAAGGCGCCGATCGCAATCGTCAGCCCACAGCCGATCGTCGCGACGATGCGGGCATATTTGTCATTTTTTTCCGACATGATTCAGCTCCTTGGTGTGAAACGAAGTTGGGGCGTCAAAAATAGGCCCGTAGTGCGATTCGGCTGAGGGCGAGGAACAACGCTGCGATAGCGATCAGTCCCAAGAAGACTCCACAGGTCGGTCCCGGCGGTCTCCGGTCCATGACGGGTCTCCCAAGTTCGCATTACGACGTCAGCGACATAACCAGCGTCTCGGTCGCCGTCAGCGCCCCCAGCGTCGCCCAGATCAGCATTTGAACCGCGGCCAGCCCGGTAACGGCGGAAAGGGCCCAGAGGATTGCGTTATTCAGCGTGACGGTCGATTCCCAACTATTTTTCATCGCTTTCCCCGCTCAGTGAAGTCTCGAATCCGCCTGCCAACTAATTAGGCGGATTCGAAGCGGGTAAGAGGTCAAAAAAAAATGGGAGACCGAGCAGCCGGTACGCTTAGAGGGCCGTCTGATCGGCCGCCGCTTCCTTTTCGTCGACGTTAATCACGTCGGCGGTCGTCAGAATCCGCGCTTCGGTCTCCAGCGGGGGAGCCGGGACGAACTCGACCAGCGTCTCAGGATGGGCGTCGCGGTACTCCCTTTCCCACTTCTCCGGTAGCCCTTCGATGTGGGCTTCGTGGGGGAGCGACATGTCGAGCAATAGCAGCCGCGAACGCCCCGTCATCGCGTGGCGATAAATCTCCAGTCGTTCGACCGGAATATCGGCGTCGGTCGCCATCGCCAAATAGGCGCATAGTTTGGGCAGATCGTGGTCGCTGAACTCGGGATTGTCGATCGAGATGCAGAGCCCGTTTTCCCCATATTTGTAGGAGCCGCCAAGCAACTCGATATTGCCGAGAATGCCGGCCCGATGGTTCGCGATCTGCAGCTTGCGATCGTAGTTGGCCGCAGCGAAAAAGAGGGCGATGCAGGTCGAAAGGGTGACGATCTCCACCGTCGTGATATGGACCCGCCTTTCCTCGCGCCAGCGCAATCGAATCTGGCCAATAATGTCGATAATCCCACCGAGCAGGATCGACATGCTGAGCGGAAAACGCCAATAGACGTGCCCGGTCGCCATCCAGAGAATGAAGATGGCGATCAAAAAGTTGAGGAGCGCTACCCCAGCGGGTAGACGCTTCGCTTTCCAGAAATTGGCAAATTGCATCGCTCTTGGGCCCAAAACAGCGAATTGGCGCCCAAGAGCATAAAATGCGTAATCGCCTTCCCCCCTACTGGAAGGCGGCCTCGAGCTCTTTCAGCACCTTTTCTTCTTTATCGGAAATTCGGGAGCCGAAACGTCCCAAGATTCCGCCAGTTGCGTCGGCAACTTTCCGCGCGCGGCCGATCGTTTCGTCATGAAACGCTTTATCCTGCTCAGGCGTCAGGCTATCGCGGATTGCGCGGACGTACGCCTGCCAGACCGGCATGCACTTTGCTTGCGGCGGGTGATCGAGCCAGTTTTCCAGCACGTCGTAGCTGGCATGCCCTTTTTCGACATGCAGGTCAAGCGCGGCCTGCAAAATCGCCGCTTTCTCTTCAACCTGCATAATCCCATCGGCCCAGGCGACAGCCATCAGCGGATAAAGCGCCATAGCGGTCAGGTTGTCCGCGGTCACGCCGATTTCGACGAAATGCTTGAGGAGCGCGTCGTCTTTGATCCCCGTCGCCTTTTTCAGCTCGGCGATCTGTTCCTCTTCTTGAATCTGCTCCCAGAGACGCTCCCACAACTCTTGGTTCTTGGGAACGAACATCGAGTCCAACAAGAGGCGGAAACTGGGGGTTTCCTGGTGGTGCAGATGGTTTGGTTCGTTTCGATCAGTCACGGTGCGCGCCTTCGCAGCTTACTTGCAGTGAAAGAAGAGGTTCCATTACTACCCGCATTTTATCCCTATTGCCCCGCGGGAACCACTACAAGGTTTTCCCCCGCGAGAAACCAACGCGGGCTGGAATCAAGACTCGTTTCGTGGGATATTGGCGACCCTCTGGCAGCGCACGCGGCGAACGCCGAAACACTCTAAGAGCCGAAGATGAAAAGACTTGCAGTCGTACTTGCCGCCGGCAAGGGAACACGCATGAAATCGGAGCTGCCCAAAGTGCTCGTTCCGGCCCTCGGTCGACCGATGATCGAATACGTCCTCGACGCTTTGGCCGCCGTCGGCGTCGATCAGGTGCTGGTCGTCGTCGGACATCGGGCCGATCTGGTCCGAGAAACGCTCGCCGATCGCCCCGGCGTCAGCTTCGTCGACCAGACTGAACAGCTCGGAACCGGCCACGCCGTCATGGTTTGTCGCGATCACCTGGCCGATTTCGCCGGCTCGGTCGTCGTTTTGACCGGCGATTCGCCCCTGGTACAGCCCAGTTCGCTCGAAAAACTTCTCACTCGCTTCGAGCAGGAACAAATGGCCTGTTTGCTGGGAACCCTCGAAAAAGAAAATCCGACCGGTCTGGGACGGATCGTGCGGGACGCTGAGGGTCGATTTACCGGCATTGTCGAAGAAAAAGATGCGACTGACCAGCAGCGGCAAATTCGTGAGGTGAATATGAGCACCTACGTCTTCGATTGTCAAAATTTGCTGCAAGCGCTCGAAAAATTAACCAACCAGAACCGCCAGCGGGAGTATTACCTGACCGATTGCCCGGCGATTCTGAGTTCGATGGGACTCTCGGTCGACGCTTCGCCCGTTTTGGCGGCTTGCGAAGCGTTAAGCGTGAATTCGATGGAGGATTTGCGTTTGGTGGAAGAAGAGATGAGCCGTCTCGGTTACACTAAGTAATTCGCCCTGGCCCTTGGGCCCTCGTACTGAACGCCCCTTCGGATTGGATCGTGCATTCCGCTTCGAAAATGAGAGAGATCAAAATCTTTAGCGGTCGCG is part of the Blastopirellula sediminis genome and harbors:
- a CDS encoding sugar phosphate nucleotidyltransferase is translated as MKRLAVVLAAGKGTRMKSELPKVLVPALGRPMIEYVLDALAAVGVDQVLVVVGHRADLVRETLADRPGVSFVDQTEQLGTGHAVMVCRDHLADFAGSVVVLTGDSPLVQPSSLEKLLTRFEQEQMACLLGTLEKENPTGLGRIVRDAEGRFTGIVEEKDATDQQRQIREVNMSTYVFDCQNLLQALEKLTNQNRQREYYLTDCPAILSSMGLSVDASPVLAACEALSVNSMEDLRLVEEEMSRLGYTK
- a CDS encoding FAD-dependent oxidoreductase, whose translation is MTLNRRSFLRATSGIAGALSFSPWLLAAAQNSDVGADVVIIGGSLGGCAAAIAALRRGKRVVMTEETDWLGGQLTSQIVPPDEHGFIETRGANASYRKFRNDVRDYYRQNYPLTDAAKAKPNLNPGNGSVSRLCHEPRVAVAVFNETLAPYLQSGQLTLLLEHVPVQADMDGDRVGSVTVRSLKSGDEKTLTAPYFIDATELGDLLPLTGTEYITGAEAKSDTHELHAAEVANPANQQAFTVCFPLQYVAGENFVGDKPADYDFWRDYVPALTPPWSGKLLDLSYSSPRDLKPKKLGFDPTGAATAGTLNLWNYRRIVDANNFLPGSVPGSTTLVNWPQNDYVLGNLIDVSEAEKQKHIAQAKQLSLSLFYWLQTECPRADGGAGFPGLRLVPEMAGTTDGMAKYPYVRESRRILAEFTVTELHVGAQQRAEIVGKAEKNMKAAPFADSVGVGSYHIDLHPSSGGNNYIDFASLPFQIPLGSLIPRRVENLIPACKNIGTTHLSNGCYRLHPVEWGIGEAAGCLASYALETKATPRAIRASADKLADFQRGLVAEGVEISWEQS
- a CDS encoding sulfatase-like hydrolase/transferase, giving the protein MLRDIMQVAKRLPSPSPAATAMTTLRLLAVLCALSLTTVAYAAEKATPPPNVVLIVSDDQGFADLSCIGDNGVRTPNLDKLAADGTRLTSFYVSWPACTPSRGSIMTGRYPQRNGTYDMIRNEAPDFDYLYKPEEYAVTAERILGTDVREIFLADVLKKQGYTSAVFGKWDGGQLKRFLPLQRGFDEYYGFANTGVDYFTHERYGVPSMFRNNQPTEEDKGTYLTDLFEREAIRFVDENKNRPFFLYLPFNAPHSASNLDRSIRGLAQAPQEYLDHYPSDDSKAQKRRQHYLAAVECMDDAIGKVMQRLEEHQITDNTLVIFLSDNGGGGGSDNSPLRGGKAKMFEGGNRVPCIVRWKGKVPAGKVSDEFLTSLEIFPTVVAATGGKLPADVIYDGFDMLPTLNGGSSPRQEMFWKRQGDIAARVGDWKWVDSAAGKGLFNLATDIGEKNDLSKEHPEMLAKLKERFANWTAEMEAAEPRGPFRDY